A window of the Egibacter rhizosphaerae genome harbors these coding sequences:
- a CDS encoding COX15/CtaA family protein: protein MTRPSVRLLAWATLVGTFVLNLQGTLVRATGSGDGCGPNWPLCHGNVVPVDPGFSTLMEYGHRQLTIAVGLLGLVLLVQAVRHRRRHPGVLAAVLVAAAFFAAQALVGRITVVWELTGDSADPLRALILPTHLVNSFSQLAALALAVLYAGPRAPGRWRMRERAGTAGILLVSAVAFYGLVFTGGISALGDLYAPADSVAEGAALDFSPDAPWPARVRLTHPVLAMVLAFVLLGGAAAVPGLRRTWRVTRLAAWLGGVYLLQLVVGTWNLLALAPLPLSALHQALAMVAFALFAVLAAVALGGGDEGSMSSAAPERAGRAPAADQAD from the coding sequence ATGACACGCCCGTCGGTGCGGCTGCTCGCCTGGGCGACGCTGGTCGGCACGTTCGTGCTGAACCTCCAGGGCACACTCGTGCGTGCGACCGGCTCGGGCGACGGCTGCGGGCCGAACTGGCCGCTCTGTCACGGCAACGTTGTGCCCGTGGATCCAGGCTTCTCGACGCTGATGGAGTACGGGCACCGCCAGCTGACCATCGCCGTCGGGTTGCTCGGTCTCGTGCTGCTGGTGCAGGCCGTGCGCCATCGGCGCCGACATCCCGGCGTGCTGGCCGCCGTGCTCGTGGCGGCCGCCTTCTTCGCCGCGCAGGCGCTGGTGGGCAGAATCACCGTCGTTTGGGAGCTGACGGGCGACAGTGCCGACCCGCTGCGCGCCCTCATCCTCCCAACCCATCTCGTCAACAGCTTCTCCCAGCTCGCGGCGCTCGCGCTCGCGGTGCTGTACGCGGGGCCGCGGGCGCCAGGACGCTGGAGGATGCGCGAACGGGCCGGCACGGCGGGGATCCTCCTCGTGTCGGCGGTCGCGTTCTACGGGCTGGTCTTCACCGGCGGCATCTCGGCCCTGGGGGACCTCTACGCGCCGGCGGACAGCGTCGCCGAAGGCGCCGCGCTCGACTTCTCGCCGGACGCCCCGTGGCCGGCGCGCGTGCGCCTCACCCACCCGGTGCTCGCGATGGTGCTCGCGTTCGTGCTGCTCGGAGGCGCGGCGGCCGTGCCCGGGCTGCGCCGTACCTGGCGGGTCACGCGTCTCGCGGCATGGCTCGGCGGCGTGTACCTGCTGCAGCTCGTGGTGGGCACGTGGAACCTGCTCGCGCTCGCGCCGCTGCCCCTCAGCGCCCTGCACCAGGCCCTCGCGATGGTCGCGTTCGCGCTGTTCGCGGTATTGGCTGCCGTCGCCTTGGGCGGGGGTGATGAGGGTTCGATGTCGAGCGCGGCCCCGGAGCGCGCCGGTCGTGCTCCCGCGGCCGACCAAGCCGACTGA
- a CDS encoding lytic transglycosylase domain-containing protein, which yields MALSVAGAAVAGHTMADQAEADEAPASMLGEPTLEVLPETTRAPADDADGADADDGGHGAGGSDGELEPLDEDVPIEAALVDGPSVVQPIVAAAERKDIEPELALSLAWHESRFDADAQSVAGAVGVMQVMPETAERMADELDESIDPWDPADNALAASAYLTRMIDEHDNVENALIAYNQGPVALAEDGAYPEAQEFADNVLETRDRLREVDW from the coding sequence GTGGCCCTGAGCGTCGCGGGCGCGGCGGTGGCAGGCCACACGATGGCCGACCAGGCAGAGGCCGATGAGGCGCCCGCCAGCATGCTGGGGGAGCCCACGCTCGAGGTGCTCCCAGAGACCACGCGCGCCCCGGCCGACGATGCTGACGGCGCGGACGCTGATGACGGCGGGCACGGCGCAGGTGGCTCGGACGGCGAGCTCGAGCCGCTCGACGAGGACGTTCCCATCGAGGCAGCGCTGGTGGACGGGCCATCCGTGGTGCAGCCGATCGTCGCTGCCGCGGAGCGCAAGGACATCGAACCCGAACTCGCGCTGTCGCTGGCGTGGCACGAGTCCCGCTTCGACGCGGACGCGCAGTCGGTAGCGGGGGCGGTGGGGGTGATGCAGGTCATGCCCGAGACGGCGGAACGCATGGCCGATGAACTCGACGAGTCCATCGACCCCTGGGACCCGGCGGACAACGCACTCGCGGCTTCGGCCTATCTGACCCGCATGATCGATGAGCACGACAACGTCGAGAATGCGCTCATCGCCTACAACCAGGGCCCGGTGGCCCTGGCCGAGGATGGTGCGTACCCCGAGGCGCAGGAGTTCGCCGACAACGTGCTCGAGACACGAGACCGGCTGCGCGAAGTCGACTGGTGA
- a CDS encoding cell wall-binding repeat-containing protein produces the protein MRTPHARRRQLVALIALLALVVSAPAAVADEHGPADDVEPGEENDNGNGNGNGDINGDNDDEGDNNDDNGDNGDNGDNGDEEEAEEDEDASVVTRISGVNRFGTSVALSEHTHEDGADHVFVTTGGAFADALTGAPAAAAADAPVLFAPPGNLSVHGVADRIEALGPETVTVLGGQSAVSPRIADQLEDIDGVEDVTRLAGDDRFETAVAVSQETHVDADVDTVVLATGGRFPDALAGGPLAAAEEAPILLTSAGELPEVTADELAELEPDTVIALGGPGALDDEVLDEAVEAAGDAESIRLGGDDRFETAVEVSVYLSEEHGEPDTAYVATGVGWADAVVGAAAAGADAAPALLVTPGQIPDATADELERLDLEEVVVLGGPRAITERVGDAIAEILQRDDDEDDENGDDEDEDEDEEDEDDEDDEDDNGDE, from the coding sequence ATGCGAACCCCCCACGCACGCCGCCGACAACTCGTCGCGCTGATCGCACTGCTCGCCCTCGTGGTCTCCGCCCCCGCAGCGGTCGCCGACGAGCACGGGCCGGCCGACGACGTTGAGCCGGGCGAGGAGAATGACAACGGCAACGGCAACGGCAACGGCGACATCAACGGCGACAACGACGACGAGGGCGACAACAACGACGACAACGGCGACAACGGCGACAACGGCGACAACGGCGACGAGGAGGAGGCCGAGGAGGACGAGGACGCCTCGGTCGTCACCCGCATCTCCGGTGTGAATCGCTTCGGCACCTCGGTCGCGCTGAGCGAGCACACGCACGAGGACGGGGCCGACCACGTCTTCGTGACCACTGGGGGCGCGTTCGCCGATGCGCTGACCGGTGCACCCGCAGCCGCCGCGGCAGACGCCCCCGTGCTGTTCGCCCCACCGGGCAACCTCAGCGTTCACGGCGTCGCGGACCGCATCGAGGCGTTGGGTCCCGAGACCGTGACCGTGCTCGGCGGTCAGAGCGCCGTGTCGCCCCGCATCGCCGACCAGCTCGAGGACATCGACGGTGTCGAGGACGTCACGCGCCTGGCCGGCGACGACCGGTTCGAAACGGCCGTCGCGGTCAGCCAGGAGACCCACGTCGACGCCGACGTCGACACGGTCGTGCTGGCAACCGGCGGCCGGTTCCCCGACGCCCTCGCGGGTGGTCCGCTCGCGGCCGCCGAGGAGGCCCCGATCCTGCTCACCTCCGCCGGTGAGCTGCCCGAGGTGACCGCGGACGAGCTCGCCGAGCTCGAGCCGGACACCGTCATCGCTCTCGGAGGTCCCGGGGCGCTCGACGATGAGGTGCTGGACGAGGCCGTCGAGGCGGCGGGCGACGCCGAGTCGATCCGGCTCGGGGGAGACGACCGCTTCGAGACGGCCGTCGAGGTCAGCGTCTACCTGTCCGAGGAGCACGGGGAGCCCGACACCGCGTACGTGGCGACCGGCGTCGGCTGGGCCGACGCGGTCGTCGGTGCTGCCGCGGCGGGTGCGGATGCCGCCCCCGCGCTGCTCGTCACCCCCGGGCAGATCCCGGATGCGACGGCGGACGAGCTCGAGCGCCTGGACCTGGAGGAGGTCGTCGTGCTCGGTGGCCCCCGCGCCATTACCGAGCGCGTCGGGGACGCGATCGCCGAGATCCTCCAACGCGATGACGACGAGGACGACGAGAACGGCGACGACGAAGACGAGGACGAAGACGAGGAGGACGAGGACGACGAGGACGACGAGGACGACAACGGCGACGAGTAG
- a CDS encoding SGNH/GDSL hydrolase family protein encodes MRTSWLLLGMAVSSWAATETVRLRRLPRLAEVAADLDTTVDPPGEATSPPCTLALLGDSLVSGVGVESARHALPSQLGLRVASLLDARVRVWVNARTGARAADVARTQVPALRDADAPVDAVIVSVGANDATHLTRPTTYTSALREAVVGAREATGAAVVLCGVPDFRGFRALSPPLRRTVHGYGTLLHHLQAGVAAQADAWFVPRDPAVCREFALDRDLMALDRFHASSTGVARLADVAAPVIAEAVTEHRDSTAAAS; translated from the coding sequence ATGCGTACCTCGTGGCTGCTGCTGGGCATGGCCGTTTCGTCGTGGGCTGCCACCGAGACCGTCCGGCTCCGGCGACTCCCGCGGCTTGCCGAGGTGGCGGCCGATCTCGACACGACCGTGGATCCCCCGGGTGAGGCAACGTCGCCGCCCTGCACCCTCGCGCTGCTCGGGGACTCCCTCGTGTCCGGGGTCGGGGTCGAGTCGGCCCGGCACGCGCTGCCGTCACAGCTCGGTTTGCGCGTCGCCTCGTTGCTCGATGCGCGAGTGCGTGTGTGGGTCAACGCACGCACCGGCGCCCGGGCCGCCGACGTCGCCCGGACGCAGGTCCCTGCGTTGCGTGACGCGGACGCGCCGGTGGATGCGGTCATCGTGAGCGTGGGGGCGAACGACGCGACTCATCTCACGAGGCCCACGACGTACACGAGCGCGCTGCGCGAGGCGGTGGTGGGTGCTCGCGAGGCGACCGGTGCAGCGGTCGTGCTGTGCGGGGTTCCGGACTTCCGCGGGTTCCGGGCACTCTCGCCGCCGCTGCGCCGGACCGTGCACGGGTACGGGACCTTGCTACACCACCTGCAGGCCGGCGTGGCCGCGCAAGCCGACGCGTGGTTCGTGCCGCGTGACCCTGCCGTCTGTCGTGAGTTCGCCCTCGACAGGGACCTGATGGCCCTCGATCGTTTCCACGCGTCCTCGACCGGGGTCGCCCGCCTCGCGGACGTCGCCGCGCCCGTGATCGCCGAGGCGGTGACAGAACACCGGGACTCGACCGCTGCCGCGTCCTAG
- a CDS encoding cystathionine beta-synthase: MTIVDSLIDLVGDTPLVRLSRFSANVAPTILGKVEYLNPGGSVKDRIALGMVEAAERSGHLQPGGTIVEPTSGNTGAGLAMVAAQRGYRCIFVMPDKMSHEKIDLLRAYGSEVVVCPTAVDPQDLRSYYRTADRLTEETPGAFQPNQYFNDANPKAHFEVTGPELWNQLDGRIDCFVASVGTGGTVTGVGRYLKERAPNVQIVGADPEGSIFSGDEIHPYLVEGAGEDFWPGTFDPSIVDRWVRVSDRDSFLTTRRLAREEGILLGGSCGTAAWGALQVAADYGPDATIVTLLPDTGRNYLSKIFNDEWMAANGFLDKAGAEARIHQVLEAKPGELPAIVHAHPEDKLRDIITILHEHRVSQVPVLQRDEPGTEGERWDAVVGSIHERTILDRAFREPGVLDRPVGDVMDEPLPTVDVRDTVEAAMEVLTGDQPAIIVREGPELTGVLTRSDILDFFMHKQ, from the coding sequence ATGACGATCGTCGACTCGCTGATCGACCTCGTCGGAGACACACCGCTCGTTCGGCTGTCACGGTTCTCGGCCAACGTGGCGCCGACGATCCTCGGCAAGGTCGAGTACCTCAACCCGGGCGGGAGCGTGAAGGACCGGATCGCGCTCGGCATGGTCGAGGCCGCCGAGAGGTCGGGCCACCTGCAGCCCGGTGGGACGATTGTGGAGCCGACGAGCGGCAACACCGGGGCCGGACTCGCGATGGTCGCCGCCCAGCGCGGCTACCGCTGCATCTTCGTCATGCCGGACAAGATGAGCCACGAGAAGATCGACCTGCTGCGCGCCTACGGCTCCGAGGTGGTGGTGTGCCCCACCGCGGTCGATCCCCAGGATCTCCGGAGCTACTACCGGACCGCGGACCGGCTCACCGAGGAAACCCCCGGCGCGTTCCAGCCCAACCAGTACTTCAACGACGCGAACCCGAAAGCCCACTTCGAGGTCACCGGTCCCGAGCTCTGGAACCAGCTCGACGGTCGGATCGACTGCTTCGTGGCGAGTGTCGGCACGGGCGGGACGGTCACCGGGGTCGGCCGCTACCTCAAGGAGCGCGCCCCGAACGTGCAGATCGTGGGCGCGGATCCCGAAGGCTCGATCTTCTCCGGCGACGAGATCCACCCGTACCTCGTCGAGGGAGCGGGCGAGGACTTCTGGCCGGGGACGTTCGATCCGTCGATCGTCGATCGGTGGGTCCGGGTCTCCGACCGCGACAGCTTCCTCACCACCCGGCGTCTCGCCCGCGAGGAGGGCATCCTGCTCGGCGGCTCGTGCGGGACGGCCGCCTGGGGGGCGCTGCAGGTGGCCGCCGACTACGGGCCCGACGCCACGATCGTCACGCTCCTGCCGGACACGGGCCGCAACTACCTCTCGAAGATCTTCAACGACGAGTGGATGGCGGCGAACGGCTTCCTCGACAAGGCCGGTGCCGAGGCGCGGATCCACCAGGTCCTCGAGGCCAAGCCGGGTGAGCTGCCCGCCATCGTCCACGCCCATCCCGAGGACAAGCTGCGCGACATCATCACCATCCTGCACGAACACCGCGTAAGCCAAGTGCCCGTGCTGCAGCGCGACGAGCCGGGAACCGAGGGCGAGCGGTGGGACGCGGTGGTCGGCTCGATCCACGAGCGCACGATCCTCGATCGCGCGTTCCGCGAGCCCGGCGTGCTCGACCGGCCCGTGGGCGACGTGATGGACGAGCCGCTTCCGACCGTCGACGTGCGGGACACGGTCGAGGCGGCGATGGAGGTCCTCACCGGCGATCAGCCCGCCATCATCGTTCGCGAGGGTCCCGAACTGACCGGCGTGCTGACCCGTTCGGACATCCTCGACTTCTTCATGCACAAGCAGTAG
- a CDS encoding cystathionine gamma-synthase encodes MPSSRWDTTGLATRAIHAGQDPDPRTGAVMTPIYQTSTFAQTAVGEHAGWDYARGGNPTRDALEEAIASLEVGPHGVAFSSGLAASDAVLRQLRPGDHVVMANDVYGGTYRQLAKVHAPWGLTFDPVNLGDLDAVAAAFRPQTRILWVESPTNPLLTVFDIAALAELAHERDISVVVDNTFATPVLQTPLSLGADVVVHSTTKYLGGHSDVVGGAVVTNDDDRAAAYRFHANAVGAVPGPWDCFLVLRGLKTLPVRMRAHMEGAARVVEAAQTLAGVREVLWPGLPGHPGHEITERQMCGPGGMVSLRLADGETARRACERFTVFTLAESLGGVESLVEHPAAMTHASTADSPIAVPGDLVRLSVGLEDPEDLAADLQQAVTGAR; translated from the coding sequence ATGCCCTCGAGCCGCTGGGACACGACCGGGCTGGCCACACGCGCGATCCACGCGGGTCAGGATCCCGATCCGCGCACGGGCGCGGTCATGACGCCGATCTACCAGACGTCGACGTTCGCGCAGACCGCGGTGGGTGAACACGCGGGCTGGGACTACGCACGCGGCGGCAACCCGACCCGTGACGCGCTCGAGGAGGCCATCGCCTCCCTCGAAGTGGGGCCGCACGGCGTCGCCTTCTCCTCGGGCCTCGCGGCCTCGGACGCCGTCCTGCGCCAACTGCGACCCGGGGACCACGTCGTCATGGCCAACGACGTGTACGGCGGCACCTATCGCCAGCTGGCGAAGGTGCACGCACCGTGGGGATTGACCTTCGACCCCGTCAATCTCGGCGATCTCGATGCCGTCGCGGCCGCGTTCCGCCCACAGACGCGGATCCTATGGGTCGAGTCACCGACGAACCCCCTGCTGACGGTGTTCGACATCGCGGCCCTTGCCGAGCTCGCACACGAACGGGACATCAGCGTCGTGGTCGACAACACCTTCGCGACCCCCGTGCTGCAGACCCCACTCTCGCTGGGAGCCGATGTCGTCGTGCACTCCACGACGAAGTACCTGGGTGGCCACAGCGACGTCGTCGGGGGCGCCGTCGTCACGAACGACGACGACCGCGCCGCCGCCTACCGGTTCCACGCCAACGCCGTGGGCGCCGTGCCGGGCCCGTGGGACTGCTTCCTCGTCCTGCGGGGCCTCAAGACGCTGCCCGTGCGGATGCGCGCGCACATGGAAGGCGCGGCTCGGGTCGTCGAGGCCGCGCAAACGCTCGCCGGGGTCCGTGAGGTCCTCTGGCCCGGACTGCCCGGGCACCCCGGCCACGAGATCACGGAACGCCAGATGTGCGGTCCGGGGGGCATGGTCTCGCTCCGACTGGCCGATGGCGAGACGGCGAGGCGCGCGTGCGAGCGCTTCACGGTCTTCACGCTCGCGGAGTCACTCGGAGGGGTCGAATCGCTCGTCGAGCATCCCGCCGCGATGACGCACGCCTCGACCGCGGACTCCCCCATCGCCGTGCCCGGCGATCTCGTGCGCCTCTCGGTGGGCCTCGAGGACCCGGAGGACCTCGCCGCCGACCTGCAGCAGGCCGTCACCGGCGCGCGCTAG
- a CDS encoding winged helix-turn-helix transcriptional regulator, translating to MRRTRFDDAPCPVARTTDLVGDWWTPLVLRECFYGVTRFDDFCRRLGIGRNVLTQRLGRLVDEGVLERQRYEERPPRDEYLLTEKGRELFGVLAAMLAWGNAWLSSDGDLVELVDRTTGRKVDPVLVDRTTGRRIDPDRLSMQPGPGVWAGRGRPT from the coding sequence ATGCGGCGAACGAGGTTCGACGACGCGCCGTGTCCGGTGGCGCGCACCACCGATCTGGTCGGCGATTGGTGGACGCCCCTGGTGTTGCGCGAGTGCTTCTACGGAGTGACCCGCTTCGACGACTTCTGCCGGCGGCTCGGGATCGGACGCAACGTGCTCACGCAGCGCCTCGGGCGGCTCGTGGACGAAGGGGTGCTCGAGCGCCAGCGCTACGAGGAGCGTCCGCCGCGAGACGAGTACCTTCTGACCGAGAAGGGGCGGGAACTGTTCGGGGTGCTGGCGGCGATGCTCGCTTGGGGCAACGCCTGGTTGTCCTCCGACGGGGACCTCGTCGAACTCGTCGACCGCACGACGGGGCGCAAGGTGGATCCCGTGCTCGTCGATCGAACGACGGGCCGGCGGATCGATCCGGATCGACTGTCGATGCAACCGGGTCCGGGCGTCTGGGCCGGCCGCGGGCGCCCGACCTAG
- a CDS encoding alpha-ketoglutarate-dependent dioxygenase AlkB yields the protein MTAAIDPCLRRDLELGVGLWTTARHGAARLRDALDTAFRGRLLEEVASGPFTPATREVGEVRQEVEGFVLDPVRAGAYPLADRLRRELTERVQDAGAHLDGITSFDANQVHVQRYAPGSGGITPHLDGSRFRPLVAVFTVAGRARFTVHRERHGEPVHDWGIAPGDLVLLRGPGLGGVDDGRPFHAVSGALGDEPRYMVSIRRDAGAPIHRDRSA from the coding sequence GTGACCGCCGCGATCGACCCCTGTCTGCGCCGCGATCTCGAACTCGGCGTGGGCCTCTGGACGACGGCCCGCCACGGCGCGGCACGGCTGCGTGACGCGCTCGATACCGCGTTTCGCGGACGGCTACTCGAGGAGGTCGCCTCCGGACCGTTCACCCCGGCCACTCGTGAGGTCGGCGAGGTCCGCCAGGAGGTCGAGGGCTTCGTGTTGGATCCGGTACGAGCCGGCGCGTACCCGCTGGCCGACCGCCTCCGCCGCGAGCTGACCGAGCGTGTGCAGGACGCGGGCGCACACCTTGACGGGATCACCTCGTTCGACGCGAACCAGGTCCACGTCCAGCGTTACGCCCCCGGCAGCGGGGGGATCACGCCACACCTGGACGGCTCCCGCTTCCGCCCTCTCGTTGCCGTGTTCACGGTGGCCGGTCGCGCGCGCTTCACCGTCCACCGCGAGCGCCACGGCGAACCCGTCCACGACTGGGGCATCGCGCCGGGGGACCTCGTGCTGTTGCGCGGCCCCGGATTGGGTGGCGTCGACGACGGGCGGCCGTTCCACGCCGTGAGCGGCGCGCTGGGCGACGAGCCCCGCTACATGGTCTCGATACGTCGGGACGCGGGCGCGCCGATCCACCGGGACCGCAGCGCCTGA
- a CDS encoding homocysteine S-methyltransferase family protein, with protein sequence MSAHANDDPRDRNGTRTSRGLLERLESGTVICAEGYLFELERRGYLQAGTFVPEVVLEHPGALAQFHRELVRAGSDVIEAFTYYAHREKLRLIGKEHLLEPMNRRAIELAHEVAAEFPHDPPLVAGNLANTNTYRPDDPRTAAEASGMFAEQARWAAEGGVDYLIGETFYYAHEAELALEAMSETGLPAVVTFGLPATGVLLDDIEVEAACVRLAERGAAVVGLNCFRGFDTILPALRGIRAAVDVPVAALPVPYRTTAQQPTFFTLRDSDHAALGDGRPFPLALEPFQCNRFEAAAFADTAREAGISYLGLCCGAAPHHIRAMAEALGRTRPASSYAPDMSKHFAFGTDPSLASHHEEVAASL encoded by the coding sequence ATGAGCGCACACGCGAACGACGATCCGCGCGACCGGAACGGGACGAGGACGTCACGAGGACTCCTCGAGCGACTCGAGAGCGGGACGGTGATCTGTGCCGAGGGGTACCTGTTCGAGCTCGAGCGGCGGGGGTACCTGCAGGCGGGCACGTTCGTGCCCGAGGTCGTCCTGGAGCACCCCGGAGCACTCGCGCAGTTCCACCGCGAGCTCGTGCGGGCCGGCTCCGACGTGATTGAGGCATTCACCTACTACGCACACCGCGAGAAGCTCCGGCTGATCGGCAAGGAGCACCTCCTCGAGCCGATGAACCGCCGCGCCATCGAGCTCGCGCACGAGGTCGCCGCCGAGTTCCCCCACGACCCCCCTCTGGTGGCCGGCAACCTCGCGAACACGAACACATACCGCCCCGACGACCCGCGCACGGCCGCGGAGGCCAGCGGCATGTTCGCCGAGCAGGCCCGGTGGGCCGCCGAAGGCGGGGTCGACTACCTCATCGGCGAGACCTTCTACTACGCCCACGAGGCCGAACTCGCCCTCGAGGCGATGTCCGAGACGGGGCTCCCGGCCGTCGTGACCTTCGGCCTCCCGGCCACGGGCGTGCTCCTGGACGACATCGAGGTCGAGGCCGCCTGTGTTCGGCTCGCGGAGCGGGGCGCGGCGGTGGTCGGTCTCAATTGCTTCCGCGGCTTCGACACGATCCTGCCCGCCCTGCGGGGCATCCGCGCCGCCGTCGACGTCCCGGTCGCCGCGTTACCGGTGCCCTACCGCACGACCGCGCAACAACCCACCTTCTTCACCCTGCGGGATTCCGATCACGCGGCGCTGGGGGACGGCCGCCCGTTCCCGCTCGCGCTGGAGCCGTTCCAGTGCAACCGCTTCGAGGCGGCGGCGTTCGCCGACACCGCGCGGGAGGCCGGCATCAGCTACCTTGGGCTGTGCTGCGGGGCCGCGCCGCATCACATCCGGGCCATGGCGGAAGCGCTGGGACGAACGCGGCCTGCGAGCAGCTACGCGCCGGACATGTCGAAGCACTTCGCGTTCGGCACCGACCCGAGTCTCGCCTCCCACCATGAAGAGGTCGCGGCATCGCTGTGA
- a CDS encoding sensor histidine kinase: protein MNEAGVNVLQHDAFLYRSDREFGETLEPFVRAGLEEREPVLAVTRQSNIAQLRECLGADAERVTFADSAEFYRHPTRTIEGYHRALEGRLHAGAARVRVIGEVPFEGSESERREWVRYEAALNHVFADRPVWIVCPYDLRVLPADLVRDAARTHPWVQHDGRRSPSDRYEDPARVVQEVVDGSSLPEHATTELEVDGELSSARAVVREFGLRHGVDSDVSEQFTMAVNEALTNAFQHGRPPVWLRLYADEPTTVSCEIHDAGGQLLDPLAGYAPPSSVDGHLAEAGMGLWLARSLCDRVELVPYRDATVLRLVKRVR, encoded by the coding sequence ATGAACGAAGCGGGTGTGAACGTCCTGCAGCACGATGCGTTCCTCTACCGAAGCGATCGGGAGTTCGGCGAGACCCTCGAGCCCTTCGTGCGGGCCGGCCTCGAGGAGCGTGAGCCGGTGCTCGCGGTAACACGGCAGTCCAACATCGCGCAGCTGCGCGAGTGCTTGGGTGCGGACGCCGAACGGGTGACCTTCGCCGACAGCGCCGAGTTCTATCGCCATCCCACCAGGACGATCGAGGGTTATCACCGGGCGCTCGAGGGACGCCTGCACGCCGGTGCGGCCCGCGTGCGGGTCATCGGGGAGGTGCCGTTCGAGGGCTCGGAGTCCGAGCGGCGCGAGTGGGTGCGCTACGAGGCCGCCCTCAACCACGTGTTCGCGGACCGGCCGGTATGGATCGTGTGTCCGTACGACCTGCGGGTACTGCCGGCCGACCTCGTCCGCGACGCGGCGCGCACGCATCCGTGGGTGCAGCACGATGGTCGTCGGTCGCCCAGTGACCGGTACGAGGACCCGGCGCGGGTGGTTCAGGAGGTGGTGGACGGTTCATCGCTGCCGGAGCACGCGACGACCGAGCTCGAGGTCGACGGGGAGCTGTCGTCGGCTCGGGCGGTGGTCCGCGAGTTCGGCCTCCGCCACGGGGTGGACTCCGACGTGTCCGAGCAGTTCACGATGGCGGTGAACGAGGCCCTCACCAACGCGTTCCAGCACGGGCGCCCGCCCGTGTGGCTGCGCTTGTACGCCGACGAGCCGACGACAGTGTCCTGCGAGATTCACGACGCCGGTGGGCAGCTGCTCGACCCCCTCGCTGGCTACGCACCTCCTTCGAGTGTCGACGGGCACCTCGCCGAGGCCGGCATGGGGCTGTGGCTGGCGCGCAGCCTCTGCGATCGGGTCGAACTCGTCCCCTACCGTGATGCCACCGTGCTGCGCCTGGTCAAGCGTGTGCGCTGA
- a CDS encoding DsbA family protein, which yields MSREHVEFFFDPVCPFCWVTSQWVRQVQDQRDVRVTWRFISLAILNEQPGSYEGKPEGYEAAHFRGLQMLRVAAAVRDAYGPEVTGSLYKAFGEAVWHADPPQEATFEAILAHSSQAGNLERLLEEVGVSTEFAAAADDPAWDPVVRADSEDALSRAGNDVGTPILSFDPPDGPAFFGPVISELPPADRGLELWDAVRTLAHWPGFAELKRSLRSFPETPLTRDLAGTRTRGR from the coding sequence ATGTCGCGCGAGCACGTCGAGTTCTTCTTCGATCCCGTCTGCCCCTTCTGCTGGGTCACCTCCCAGTGGGTGCGCCAGGTCCAGGACCAGCGGGACGTCCGGGTGACGTGGCGGTTCATCTCGCTCGCGATCCTCAACGAGCAGCCCGGCAGCTACGAGGGCAAGCCCGAGGGATACGAGGCGGCCCACTTCCGCGGCCTCCAGATGTTGCGGGTCGCCGCGGCCGTACGGGACGCGTACGGCCCCGAGGTCACCGGCTCGCTCTACAAGGCGTTCGGCGAGGCGGTCTGGCACGCCGACCCGCCCCAGGAGGCAACCTTCGAGGCCATCCTCGCGCACAGCTCGCAAGCGGGGAACCTCGAGCGCCTGCTCGAGGAGGTCGGTGTCTCGACGGAGTTCGCGGCCGCCGCCGATGACCCCGCGTGGGATCCGGTCGTGCGGGCGGACAGCGAGGACGCGCTCTCGCGAGCAGGGAACGACGTGGGGACGCCGATCCTCTCGTTCGATCCCCCCGATGGGCCGGCCTTCTTCGGGCCCGTCATCAGCGAACTGCCACCAGCCGACCGAGGACTGGAGCTGTGGGACGCCGTACGGACCCTGGCGCACTGGCCCGGATTCGCGGAGCTCAAGCGCAGCCTCCGCAGCTTCCCCGAGACCCCGCTCACACGGGATCTGGCCGGCACGCGTACCAGAGGACGCTGA